The following coding sequences are from one Malaciobacter pacificus window:
- a CDS encoding IS3 family transposase: MKKSNSILRKRNSIKYAWIQKHTKSFNINKMCKILKVNRASYYHWVKAGCIVKKVDIQLNELVKSIFVFGRNNYGSRRIQDKLKELYGLIVSRRRISTIMKDLNLKVNIKRRYKNTTDSNHNLPIAPNILNRDFYASNPNEKYVGDITYIPTGEGWLYLATVIDLYSRKVVGWSIDDSMKVSLVNDALDMAIKHRNPPKGLIWHTDRGSQYASYSHKDLLQKYGIIQSMSRKGNCWDNAVAESFFKSLKNELIYQKYFYTKKQAKQEIFEYIEFYYNRTRSHSYLGNLSPVRFEEINLMLQNEIAA; this comes from the coding sequence ATTAAAAAAAGCAACAGCATACTTCGCAAAAGAAACTCTATAAAGTATGCCTGGATACAAAAACATACAAAGAGTTTCAATATCAATAAAATGTGTAAAATTCTAAAAGTAAATAGAGCTTCATATTATCATTGGGTAAAAGCTGGTTGTATTGTAAAAAAAGTAGATATTCAACTTAATGAACTTGTAAAATCTATATTTGTTTTTGGTAGAAATAATTATGGCAGTAGAAGAATTCAAGATAAACTAAAAGAACTCTATGGGCTTATTGTATCAAGAAGACGTATTTCTACTATTATGAAAGATTTGAATCTAAAAGTGAATATTAAAAGAAGATATAAAAATACTACAGATTCAAATCATAATCTACCAATAGCACCAAATATTTTAAATAGAGATTTTTATGCTTCAAATCCTAATGAGAAATATGTTGGTGATATTACTTATATTCCTACTGGAGAGGGATGGTTGTATCTTGCAACTGTAATTGATTTATATTCAAGAAAAGTTGTTGGATGGTCTATTGATGATAGTATGAAAGTATCACTTGTAAATGATGCTTTAGATATGGCAATTAAACATAGAAATCCACCTAAAGGACTTATTTGGCATACAGATCGAGGAAGTCAATATGCTTCTTATAGTCATAAAGATTTATTGCAAAAATATGGAATAATTCAAAGTATGAGTAGGAAAGGAAATTGTTGGGATAATGCAGTAGCAGAGAGTTTTTTTAAATCATTAAAAAATGAGTTAATTTATCAGAAATATTTCTATACTAAAAAACAAGCAAAACAAGAGATTTTTGAGTATATTGAGTTTTATTATAATAGAACAAGATCACATAGTTATCTTGGAAATTTATCACCTGTTAGATTTGAAGAAATCAATTTGATGTTACAAAATGAAATAGCTGCATAG
- a CDS encoding transposase: MSYFKLPLQLGLQVISRMVNNDRIWNFTGEKKTLDGIYNKFKKLKSIKMGQYGKKIKFEYFSTIVEHKKAGKLKIVFIKTKENLIPIVSTNLILSDEEIIDIYKRRWDIEQGYKELREHFGFGKEENRIYEALIARITLSFFTYNVVSYINRISNEPKTIGGLFKDLECELHTLAIAMQAFLAILDEIAKIEEVVNRNEDFTAIIDLLRDVTGKLLGFRCES; this comes from the coding sequence GTGTCTTATTTTAAGTTACCACTCCAACTTGGATTGCAAGTCATTTCAAGAATGGTAAACAATGACAGGATATGGAATTTTACAGGAGAGAAAAAGACCCTTGATGGCATCTATAACAAATTTAAAAAGCTTAAATCTATCAAGATGGGTCAATATGGCAAAAAGATAAAGTTTGAGTATTTTTCAACCATAGTTGAACATAAAAAAGCTGGTAAATTAAAAATTGTTTTTATAAAAACAAAAGAGAATTTAATACCAATCGTATCAACCAATCTTATACTTAGTGATGAAGAGATTATAGATATTTATAAAAGACGATGGGATATAGAACAAGGGTATAAAGAACTTCGTGAACACTTTGGATTCGGAAAAGAAGAGAATCGAATCTATGAAGCTTTGATAGCCAGAATTACACTATCTTTTTTTACATACAATGTTGTTAGCTATATAAATCGTATCAGCAATGAACCTAAAACAATTGGTGGATTGTTTAAAGATTTAGAATGTGAACTTCATACTCTAGCAATAGCTATGCAAGCATTTTTAGCTATTTTAGATGAGATTGCAAAAATTGAAGAAGTTGTCAATAGAAATGAGGATTTTACAGCTATCATTGATCTATTAAGAGATGTGACTGGAAAATTGCTTGGTTTTAGGTGCGAAAGTTAA
- a CDS encoding transposase, translating into MQQQEDMKTTKQMLSLVSTQCGVGRKQNSKGNFETWIGGKLHISVVDGDIPITAIYSGANVHDSSVALPLINETSKKVSYLYDLQDAGYDSNIIRDFSKKLNHRPLIDINPKNSKELKGKIQLIKDEKKKFKILNLTQSLDTHHYNQRSMVERVNKYLKEDFGCSNIYYKGATKVASVLAFGILSVCIHQSLKLVT; encoded by the coding sequence TTGCAGCAACAAGAAGATATGAAAACCACAAAGCAGATGCTATCTTTGGTATCAACGCAGTGTGGAGTTGGAAGAAAACAGAATTCCAAAGGCAACTTTGAAACATGGATAGGAGGGAAACTCCATATCAGTGTAGTAGATGGAGATATCCCTATTACTGCTATTTATTCAGGGGCAAATGTTCATGATAGCTCAGTAGCACTTCCTCTTATAAACGAGACAAGCAAAAAAGTATCATATCTTTATGACTTACAAGATGCAGGATACGACAGCAATATTATCAGAGATTTTTCCAAAAAACTAAATCATAGACCGCTTATTGATATCAATCCGAAGAACTCCAAAGAGTTAAAAGGAAAAATTCAACTTATAAAAGATGAAAAAAAGAAATTTAAAATTCTAAACCTTACTCAAAGTTTAGATACCCATCACTATAACCAAAGAAGTATGGTTGAGAGAGTCAATAAATACCTCAAAGAAGACTTTGGATGCAGTAATATTTATTATAAAGGAGCTACAAAAGTAGCTTCTGTTTTAGCATTTGGTATTTTATCAGTTTGTATTCATCAGAGTTTGAAACTGGTAACATAA
- a CDS encoding sensor histidine kinase has translation MLKNKSGNLDDNELRNIKIINSCGKDLLTLINDILDVSRLESGQVKISPSKFDFNKLFDEIVDMFLLATNEKGLEFIYEKDENLNFIYNDEVRIKQIIVNLIGNSIKFTQNGKITLCVYLSGEKINISVKDDGIGIPKDKQKLIFERFKQVDDGISRKYGGTGLGLAICKDLARLLGGNINVKSELGLGSEFVVTIDKNLDESSFNKVIEKDSLKNDELNQDIKCEKKYNILLLNDDVISFMKYTIELKREANSLVQVDEITQFIKNLTKNKFDVIIINIENFSQFIIHDSLRGIEFKKLYLLSKSDIKIDKNLLDLSSEVFIMPINKEEFISKVTS, from the coding sequence ATGCTTAAAAATAAAAGCGGTAATTTAGATGACAATGAATTAAGAAATATTAAGATTATAAACAGCTGTGGTAAAGATTTATTAACTTTAATAAATGATATTTTAGACGTTTCAAGACTTGAATCAGGTCAAGTAAAGATTAGCCCATCAAAATTTGATTTTAATAAATTATTTGATGAAATAGTAGATATGTTTTTATTAGCAACAAATGAAAAAGGCTTAGAGTTTATTTATGAAAAAGATGAAAACTTAAATTTTATTTACAATGATGAAGTAAGAATAAAACAAATTATTGTAAACCTTATAGGAAATTCAATTAAATTTACTCAAAATGGGAAAATAACTCTTTGTGTATATTTAAGTGGTGAAAAAATAAATATATCTGTTAAAGATGATGGAATTGGAATTCCAAAAGATAAACAAAAACTTATTTTTGAAAGATTTAAACAAGTGGATGACGGTATTTCAAGAAAATATGGCGGTACAGGTTTAGGTTTAGCAATATGTAAAGATTTAGCAAGATTATTAGGTGGAAATATAAATGTAAAAAGTGAATTAGGTTTGGGTAGTGAATTTGTTGTTACAATTGATAAAAATTTAGATGAATCGAGTTTTAATAAAGTTATTGAAAAAGATAGTTTAAAAAATGATGAATTAAATCAAGATATAAAATGTGAAAAGAAATATAATATACTTCTTTTAAATGATGATGTTATAAGTTTTATGAAGTATACAATAGAATTAAAAAGAGAAGCAAATTCTCTAGTTCAAGTTGATGAAATTACACAATTTATAAAAAACTTAACAAAAAATAAGTTTGATGTTATAATTATAAATATTGAAAACTTTTCTCAATTTATAATACATGATTCTTTGAGAGGTATTGAGTTTAAAAAACTATATTTATTATCAAAAAGTGACATTAAAATTGACAAGAATCTATTAGATTTATCATCAGAAGTTTTTATTATGCCTATAAATAAAGAGGAGTTTATTTCTAAAGTAACTTCATAA
- the ligA gene encoding NAD-dependent DNA ligase LigA, translating to MEKIITSDEYKKQIQTLINWAHAYYVEDNPIATDEEYDKLARTCLAFEQTYPDLSHPNSPNKRVGGFVLDGFEKASHLSRMWSQEDVFNTQELEDWIKRAQKVNTNLEFYCEPKFDGASLNLIYENGLLKQAITRGDGSVGEDVTNNVLTIHSIPLEIKEKSLIEIRGEIVIRKKDFEKINEERLKNNEALFANPRNAASGSLRQLDPSITAKRKLFFNVWGIGVNTLEHKNMKDKMDYIYSLGFVKPPLQTLTKTVKEIEEVYHKIIASRDEIPMMLDGMVVKINDIETCEELGYTVKFPRWSCAYKFPAVEKTTRIKEIILQVGRTGVITPVASVEPTLIDGSTVSRATLHNFDEIERLDLRINDEVIIIKSGDIIPKITKVFTDRRSGDETPISRPTQCPQCNSELLDEGTMIKCQNLDCPSIVVNSIIYFASKNCMNIDGLGNKIVELLVKEEKIKDILDLYSLKYEDLENLEGFKEKKINNLLNAIENTKGTQLHRVINALGIEHIGEVASKQICLEFGLGVIDIDIDSLIALDGIGEQMANSYVEFMRVNHELVLKLIEIINPEVEEKVEISENVFKGTTVVLTGTMSVSRGVIKKQLEALGAKVSSSVSKKTDYVIYGEDAGSKYDKAVELGVKTLTEDEMNVMI from the coding sequence ATGGAAAAAATAATAACTAGTGATGAATATAAAAAACAGATACAGACACTTATAAATTGGGCACATGCATATTATGTAGAAGATAACCCAATTGCAACAGATGAAGAGTATGACAAATTAGCAAGAACTTGTTTAGCTTTTGAACAAACATATCCTGATTTATCACATCCTAACTCACCAAATAAAAGAGTTGGAGGTTTTGTTTTAGATGGCTTTGAAAAAGCATCACATCTATCAAGAATGTGGTCACAAGAAGATGTTTTTAATACACAAGAATTAGAAGATTGGATTAAAAGAGCACAAAAAGTAAATACAAATCTAGAGTTTTATTGTGAACCTAAGTTTGATGGAGCGAGCTTAAACCTTATTTACGAAAATGGTTTATTAAAACAAGCTATTACAAGAGGTGATGGAAGTGTTGGAGAAGATGTAACAAATAATGTTTTAACAATACACTCTATCCCTTTAGAAATTAAGGAAAAATCTTTAATAGAGATTAGAGGTGAGATTGTTATTAGAAAAAAAGATTTTGAAAAAATCAATGAAGAAAGACTAAAAAACAATGAAGCACTATTTGCAAACCCTAGAAATGCAGCTTCTGGAAGTTTAAGACAACTAGATCCTAGCATCACAGCTAAGAGAAAACTATTTTTTAATGTTTGGGGAATTGGTGTAAATACACTTGAACATAAAAATATGAAAGATAAAATGGATTATATCTATTCATTAGGTTTTGTAAAACCACCACTTCAAACTTTAACTAAAACCGTTAAAGAAATAGAAGAAGTTTATCATAAAATCATAGCTTCAAGGGATGAGATTCCTATGATGCTTGATGGTATGGTTGTAAAGATAAATGACATTGAAACTTGTGAAGAATTAGGTTATACAGTTAAGTTTCCTAGATGGTCTTGTGCTTATAAATTCCCAGCAGTTGAAAAAACCACAAGAATAAAAGAGATTATATTACAAGTAGGACGTACAGGTGTTATAACACCTGTTGCTAGCGTTGAGCCAACACTTATAGATGGAAGTACAGTTAGCCGTGCAACTTTACATAACTTTGATGAGATTGAAAGACTTGATTTAAGAATCAATGATGAAGTAATTATCATAAAAAGTGGAGATATTATTCCTAAAATCACTAAAGTATTTACTGATAGAAGAAGTGGAGATGAAACACCAATTTCAAGACCAACTCAATGTCCCCAATGTAATAGTGAACTTCTTGATGAAGGGACAATGATAAAGTGTCAAAACCTTGATTGTCCTTCTATAGTAGTTAATTCAATAATTTATTTTGCAAGTAAAAATTGTATGAATATTGATGGTCTTGGAAATAAGATTGTTGAACTTCTAGTTAAAGAAGAGAAAATCAAAGATATCTTAGATTTATACTCATTAAAATATGAAGATTTAGAAAACCTTGAAGGGTTTAAAGAGAAAAAAATCAATAATCTTTTAAATGCAATTGAAAATACAAAAGGAACACAACTTCATAGGGTTATAAACGCTCTTGGAATTGAACATATTGGTGAAGTAGCTTCTAAACAAATCTGTTTAGAGTTTGGTTTAGGTGTAATTGATATTGATATTGATTCATTAATTGCCCTTGATGGGATTGGTGAACAAATGGCTAATTCATATGTTGAATTTATGAGAGTAAATCATGAATTAGTTTTAAAACTTATTGAGATAATAAATCCTGAAGTTGAAGAAAAAGTTGAGATTAGTGAAAATGTTTTTAAAGGTACAACCGTTGTATTAACTGGTACTATGAGTGTAAGTAGAGGTGTTATAAAAAAACAACTTGAAGCACTTGGAGCAAAAGTAAGCTCATCTGTATCAAAAAAGACTGATTATGTTATATATGGTGAAGATGCCGGAAGTAAATATGATAAGGCAGTTGAACTTGGTGTTAAAACTCTAACGGAAGATGAAATGAATGTAATGATTTAA
- a CDS encoding methyl-accepting chemotaxis protein translates to MDFNLTIALTIARKMVLFGIVVFIILVVSSIVKYNHVSNAKNNFEIYAKKAMVGKFAVIEIEKELNYISRCTRDIMLGNEYNKNITKIENSRNEIIKHFDTLKQSVVNTPNEKKKIADTEISKNNTLAFIDDGFSKVKALENIDRTTEVLQKTYQNYKKDATPLANGSREALNKIKDVKTKGLEKRTKMLNEELDSLVTFMIVEFFVLVSLIFTYLFLLIKNISKSLEEFRTGLSSFFDFLNKKTDKVEYININSKDEFSQMAALINSEIDIVKKSLDEDKLLIDDASVVINRVKSGWYSQKIEVDTSDPTLNTLKEGINNMIDATKEHFLDVNKVLIEYSNYNYTNKLALNGIEKGGVFETLINSINNVRDTTNEMLKENRKNGLILNKSASQLLGNVNTLNKSSNDAAAKLEETAAALEEVTSGIKNSSTKIIEMSNITSLVTSSAENGETLANETTQSMDEINDKVTAINEAISVIDQIAFQTNILSLNAAVEAATAGEAGKGFAVVAQEVRNLASRSAEAAKEIKDLVEDATQKANNGKKISDTMIKGYESLNTNIKETIDLINDISLSFKEQEMGIVQINNAINSLDAQTQANASVAVQTNDIAKNTSEIALNIVSNTDSKEFEGKDEVTKQFS, encoded by the coding sequence ATGGATTTTAATCTAACTATCGCGCTAACTATCGCGAGAAAGATGGTGCTTTTTGGAATTGTTGTTTTTATTATTTTAGTTGTTTCTTCAATTGTTAAATATAATCATGTTAGTAATGCAAAGAATAACTTTGAAATATATGCTAAAAAAGCTATGGTTGGTAAATTTGCAGTTATAGAAATAGAAAAAGAATTAAACTATATAAGTAGATGTACTAGAGATATTATGTTAGGTAATGAATATAATAAAAATATTACAAAAATAGAAAATAGTAGAAATGAAATAATAAAACATTTTGATACTTTAAAACAAAGTGTTGTTAATACACCTAATGAAAAGAAAAAGATTGCAGATACTGAAATCTCAAAAAATAATACTTTAGCTTTTATTGATGATGGATTTTCTAAAGTAAAAGCTTTAGAAAATATAGATAGAACAACTGAAGTTTTACAAAAAACATATCAAAATTATAAAAAAGATGCTACTCCTTTAGCAAATGGATCAAGGGAAGCATTAAATAAAATTAAAGATGTTAAGACTAAAGGTTTAGAAAAAAGAACAAAAATGTTGAACGAAGAACTCGATAGTTTAGTTACTTTTATGATTGTAGAATTTTTTGTTTTAGTCTCTTTAATATTTACATATTTGTTCTTATTGATTAAAAATATTTCAAAATCATTAGAAGAATTCAGAACAGGCTTATCATCATTTTTCGATTTTTTAAATAAGAAAACTGACAAAGTTGAGTATATTAATATTAATTCTAAAGATGAGTTTTCACAAATGGCTGCTTTAATTAATAGTGAAATTGATATAGTAAAAAAATCTCTTGATGAGGATAAACTTTTAATTGATGATGCATCGGTAGTTATTAATAGGGTTAAGAGTGGTTGGTATTCTCAAAAAATAGAAGTAGATACAAGTGATCCAACATTGAATACTTTAAAAGAAGGAATTAATAATATGATTGATGCTACCAAAGAGCACTTTCTAGATGTTAATAAAGTTCTTATTGAATATTCAAATTATAATTATACAAATAAACTAGCATTAAATGGGATAGAAAAAGGTGGAGTTTTTGAAACATTAATTAATTCAATAAATAATGTAAGAGACACAACTAATGAGATGTTAAAAGAGAATAGAAAAAATGGTTTAATATTAAATAAATCTGCCAGTCAATTACTTGGAAATGTTAATACTTTAAATAAATCATCAAATGATGCTGCAGCAAAATTAGAGGAAACAGCTGCTGCATTAGAAGAGGTTACTAGTGGTATAAAAAACTCAAGTACAAAAATCATTGAGATGTCAAATATTACTAGTTTAGTTACAAGTTCAGCAGAAAATGGTGAGACACTTGCTAATGAAACAACTCAATCAATGGATGAAATAAATGATAAAGTAACAGCAATTAATGAAGCAATTTCAGTAATTGATCAAATTGCTTTCCAAACAAATATTCTATCACTAAACGCAGCTGTTGAAGCAGCAACTGCAGGTGAGGCAGGAAAAGGTTTCGCTGTTGTTGCTCAAGAGGTTAGGAATTTAGCTTCAAGAAGTGCCGAAGCAGCAAAAGAGATAAAAGATTTAGTGGAAGATGCTACTCAAAAAGCAAATAATGGTAAAAAAATATCTGATACAATGATTAAAGGTTATGAAAGTTTAAATACAAATATTAAAGAAACTATTGATTTAATTAATGATATTTCGTTATCATTTAAAGAACAAGAAATGGGAATTGTTCAAATTAATAATGCAATAAACTCTTTGGATGCTCAAACACAAGCTAATGCTTCCGTTGCTGTTCAAACGAATGATATTGCAAAAAACACTTCTGAAATTGCATTAAATATAGTTTCAAATACAGATTCTAAAGAGTTTGAAGGCAAAGATGAAGTTACAAAACAGTTTTCATAA
- a CDS encoding transposase: MQIESKIIGIINDKLKNPIYETLRLLNMKTILTKSNFSKKEGVAVHMVVLHFVYMLVMNKKISTFMDQSNDSFKKDVYYRLLSNTSYNWRKLLSLSSLKILSLLHKVQDSKLVRVLILDDTVEDKVGKNIEGSCDNLWSNKAKRKIRGVNVVSLNYSDGYSNFMLDFAIAMNSYARVKIEEFTNIIDHRTNAHKRRLESLKGKSQIAIEMIKRAVASGIYADYLLVDSWYSKPVFIETMNELGEVT; the protein is encoded by the coding sequence ATGCAGATAGAATCCAAGATCATCGGTATTATAAACGATAAGTTAAAAAATCCAATCTATGAAACATTACGTTTGTTAAATATGAAAACTATTTTAACCAAGAGCAATTTTTCTAAAAAAGAGGGAGTTGCTGTTCATATGGTTGTATTACATTTTGTATATATGCTGGTTATGAATAAAAAAATATCAACCTTTATGGATCAAAGTAATGATAGTTTCAAAAAAGATGTATATTATCGATTACTTTCCAATACTTCTTATAATTGGAGAAAACTATTATCTCTTAGTTCTTTAAAGATCTTATCACTACTTCATAAAGTGCAAGATTCAAAGCTAGTAAGAGTTCTTATACTTGATGATACTGTTGAAGATAAAGTTGGTAAAAATATAGAGGGAAGTTGTGACAACCTTTGGAGCAATAAAGCAAAGAGAAAAATCAGAGGTGTAAATGTTGTATCACTAAACTATAGTGATGGTTATTCAAATTTTATGTTGGACTTTGCAATTGCTATGAACAGTTATGCAAGGGTAAAGATAGAAGAGTTTACAAATATTATTGATCATCGAACCAATGCACATAAGCGAAGATTGGAAAGCTTAAAAGGGAAATCACAAATTGCTATAGAGATGATTAAAAGAGCAGTAGCTAGTGGTATATATGCAGATTATCTGCTTGTAGATAGCTGGTATTCTAAACCTGTATTTATAGAAACTATGAATGAACTTGGAGAGGTAACATAA
- a CDS encoding agmatine deiminase family protein gives METLINLSELLFKKYPNSANKLVTIFKKYNIKYKVLENTNDIWVRDFMPFCLDNGQLVSYIYNPDYLQDQFYKKTITKIHYKKNHLNLVLDGGNFVRYRNKAIMTDKIFKENPKKSKDEIINEIKSICMLDELIIIPKQPYDYLGHSDSMVRFIDENSVLINDFSIESTTFNTMLKKALNNSNLRILSMKYSDNFFNENRNWGAYLNFLKIDNLIILPIYGISEDKLAINQLQNIYSDYIIETIELNEIIEVGGAIHCITNEIF, from the coding sequence ATGGAGACTTTAATTAATCTATCAGAATTACTATTTAAAAAATATCCAAATAGTGCAAATAAATTAGTAACTATTTTTAAAAAGTATAATATTAAGTATAAGGTATTAGAAAATACTAATGATATATGGGTAAGGGATTTTATGCCTTTTTGTTTAGATAATGGGCAGTTAGTATCATATATTTATAATCCTGATTATCTTCAAGATCAATTTTATAAAAAAACTATTACTAAAATACATTATAAAAAGAATCACTTAAATTTAGTTTTAGATGGTGGAAATTTTGTAAGATATAGAAATAAAGCTATTATGACTGATAAAATTTTTAAAGAAAATCCTAAAAAATCAAAAGACGAAATAATAAATGAAATAAAATCAATTTGTATGTTAGATGAATTAATTATAATACCTAAGCAGCCATATGATTATTTAGGTCATAGCGATAGTATGGTTAGATTTATAGATGAAAACAGTGTTTTAATAAATGACTTTTCTATTGAGTCAACTACTTTTAATACAATGCTAAAAAAAGCTCTTAATAATTCAAATTTGAGAATCTTATCTATGAAATACAGTGATAATTTTTTTAATGAAAACAGAAACTGGGGAGCATATTTAAACTTTTTAAAAATTGATAACTTGATTATCCTTCCAATTTATGGAATTAGTGAGGATAAGTTAGCCATAAATCAACTTCAAAATATCTATTCTGATTATATTATTGAAACAATAGAATTAAATGAAATAATTGAAGTTGGTGGTGCTATTCATTGTATTACGAATGAAATTTTCTAG
- a CDS encoding transposase produces the protein MEIILPKISSSLSKMWTKVLNLENSLFPSLKRELQLEELSNKEQKLIKILDFAAIEKNITVVSITNTPKHREEIARAFIAKSVYNIQTTRDLIDRLHSDRTLRILCGWRYKNDIPSESKFSRVFKELSELKIAQKTHEQFVKEYLRDTLFFYNASDATKIPLREKPVKVKKKSLNQKEEDDLKKVKQESLKHPVSCSNKKI, from the coding sequence ATGGAAATTATTCTACCAAAAATATCTTCAAGTCTATCTAAAATGTGGACTAAGGTTTTAAATCTTGAAAATTCACTTTTTCCTTCTTTGAAAAGAGAGCTTCAATTAGAAGAGTTGTCAAATAAAGAGCAAAAGCTTATTAAGATATTAGACTTTGCTGCGATTGAAAAAAATATCACTGTCGTATCTATTACAAACACTCCAAAGCATAGAGAAGAGATTGCACGAGCATTTATTGCAAAGAGTGTTTACAATATCCAAACAACCAGAGACCTTATCGATAGACTTCATAGTGATAGAACGCTGAGGATCTTGTGTGGGTGGAGATATAAAAACGATATTCCAAGTGAGTCTAAATTTAGTAGAGTCTTTAAGGAGCTCAGTGAGCTTAAAATTGCACAAAAGACGCATGAGCAGTTTGTGAAGGAGTATCTAAGGGATACACTCTTTTTTTATAATGCAAGTGATGCAACAAAAATACCACTGAGAGAAAAACCTGTAAAAGTGAAAAAGAAAAGTTTAAACCAAAAAGAAGAGGACGACCTAAAAAAGGTGAAACAAGAGAGCCTAAAACACCCAGTATCTTGCAGCAACAAGAAGATATGA
- a CDS encoding transposase has protein sequence MRKYSQEFKDSTVQLIINNNENVKDIAKDLDLNPKTLYAWVTAYKKEHNIPMRNIEIKSTLKESEAEELKRLRKENKILKQERDILKKATAYFAKETL, from the coding sequence ATGAGAAAATATAGTCAAGAGTTTAAAGACTCAACAGTACAATTAATTATTAACAATAATGAAAATGTAAAAGATATAGCAAAAGATTTAGATTTAAATCCAAAAACATTATATGCATGGGTTACTGCATATAAAAAAGAACATAATATTCCAATGAGGAATATTGAAATAAAAAGTACACTCAAAGAGAGTGAAGCTGAAGAGCTTAAACGCTTACGTAAAGAGAATAAGATTTTAAAGCAAGAAAGGGATATATTAAAAAAAGCAACAGCATACTTCGCAAAAGAAACTCTATAA